TGTTGAAGAAAGGTACTCAATCGCAGGTAAATTAACATGAATATTTACGGAATGATTCTAAGCGGCGGGAGCGGGACTCGTTTATGGCCGTTATCGCGTGAAAACATGCCCAAACAGTTTTTAAGGCTGCACGGAAATAGAACTCTTCTGCAAAATACTGCGTTAAGAATGCTAAATATAGTCCCGTTAGAATATTTGCGTGTTATAAGCGGCTTGAAGTGGCATAAATTAGTGGTCAAGCAATTTAATGAGACATTCGGACTCGAAAATTTGAGCGAAAATTTTATAATCGAGGAACCCTGCGCAAGAGGTACAGCACCGGCGATATTGCTTGCAGTTGATGAATTATTAAAATCTGGCGCAAAATATGATGATGTCATGATAATTGCTCCGAGCGACGCATTTATAAAGAATAATAAAGTATTCAGCGACTCTATAAAAATTGCGGTCAAAGCAGCGCAGGACGGTTATATCGCGACACTTGGGATTTCACCGACTCGGCCTGAAACGGGCTTTGGTTATATCAAGCAGGGCAATTTTCACGAGGGGGGCTATTGTGAGGCAGCAAATT
The Synergistaceae bacterium genome window above contains:
- a CDS encoding mannose-1-phosphate guanylyltransferase, yielding MNIYGMILSGGSGTRLWPLSRENMPKQFLRLHGNRTLLQNTALRMLNIVPLEYLRVISGLKWHKLVVKQFNETFGLENLSENFIIEEPCARGTAPAILLAVDELLKSGAKYDDVMIIAPSDAFIKNNKVFSDSIKIAVKAAQDGYIATLGISPTRPETGFGYIKQGNFHEGGYCEAANFVEKPDIDTAKKYLASKIYLWNGGIFIFTPEALYRELEHADPELYALAMRKNVREEFSGVKNISFDNAVMERAKKVAVVPLVNSGWSDVGSWDALHDDILDNDENKNVTVGESMILNSKNCFVYSNEKLAVLNGVNDLVIVDSPDALFITHRGASQDVKNVVKILKERGMNEKI